One Plasmodium cynomolgi strain B DNA, chromosome 12, whole genome shotgun sequence genomic region harbors:
- a CDS encoding acyltransferase (putative), translated as MEEPQKKRDKQSNVVIRFIVTVYIYFFILLLMILALVLQIICFVLFFPLIICNKKARVTIFGYCFRISMYLMWCPLNPFWRIKIIRKAKKGYKTSKTLLFVNHLSSLDPWVVNAATVQWNLKYVFKASLFRIPIGGQSLYLAGDIPIHFTKGKGGWEVKPGSVVKVMNTCKEYQDMNISTVVFPEGTRSLTGQLQFFKAGFFKFAIENNCEILPCALHASGKLWNVRSRLFDIGTAYFSIGEAFYPTPGMTVDELKEKTRNAILELIKEFPDYDPETDKLATEMTKSRGHGL; from the exons atggaagaaccccaaaaaaagagagacaaGCAATCTAATGTTGTCATTAGGTTCATTGTGACCgtttacatttatttcttcatactGTTGTTAATGATTCTTGCTTTGGTCTTGCAAATAATatgctttgttttgttcttccccctgATTATATGCAACAAAAAGGCGCGCGTAACGATATTTGGCTACTGCTTTAGGATTTCCATGTACTTAA TGTGGTGCCCGTTGAACCCATTTtggagaataaaaataatcaggAAAGCGAAGAAGGGATATAAGACGTCCAAAACTCTTCTATTTGTAAACCACTTATCTTCTCTAGACCCGTGGGTAGTTAATGCAGCTACGGTGCAATGGAATTTGAAGTACGTTTTTAAGGCCTCGTTATTTCGAATACCCATTGGAGGACAGTCATTATACTTGGCAGGGGATATTCCGATTCATTTTACCAAAGGGAAAGGTGGATGGGAAGTTAAGCCAGGGAGTGTAGTGAAGGTTATGAACACATGTAAAGAGTACCAAGATATGAATATAAGCACAGTTGTGTTTCCGGAAGGAACACGTTCTCTTACTGGACAGTTACAGTTTTTCAAAGCaggtttttttaaattcgcaattgaaaataattgtGAAATATTGCCATGTGCATTACATGCTTCTGGGAAATTGTGGAATGTCAGATCAAGACTGTTTGATATAGGAACTGCGTATTTCTCTATTGGAGAGGCTTTTTATCCGACCCCTGGAATGACTGTCGATGagttgaaagaaaaaaccaGAAATGCCATTTTGGAATTGATTAAGGAGTTCCCAGATTATGATCCAGAG ACGGACAAATTAGCAACCGAAATGACGAAATCGAGAGGACACGGTCTATAG